Proteins from one Coffea arabica cultivar ET-39 chromosome 8c, Coffea Arabica ET-39 HiFi, whole genome shotgun sequence genomic window:
- the LOC113705353 gene encoding short-chain dehydrogenase TIC 32 B, chloroplastic isoform X2, protein MLETVKYLLGSAGPSGFGSKSTAEQVTDYCPDLRSITAIITGATSGIGAETARVLAKRGARLVLPARSLKAAEDSKARILSEFPESDIIVMPLDLSSFFSVRKFVADFRSLNLPLHLLINNAGKFTQEHAISEDGIEMTFATNYLGHFLLTKLLVTKMVETAKSTGVQGRIVNVSSSIHSWFSGDPISYLSSITRSRSHYDATRAYALSKLANVLHTKELAQRLQEEMEANVTVNCVHPGIVRTRLTRERDGLITGSRYNLQTYTHVAVQIWCSFWLPSSSKPSLSSIHGKLGSLLLEPPMVSLYQGMDSQEWWTKPPTFRPST, encoded by the exons ATGCTGGAAACTGTTAAGTACCTGCTTGGCTCTGCCGGGCCAAGCGGCTTTGGCTCCAAGTCCACCGCCGAACAAGTCACCGACTACTGCCCTGATCTCCGCTCCATCACCGCCATCATCACAG gtgcGACGTCGGGGATCGGTGCTGAAACGGCTAGGGTGTTGGCTAAGCGGGGAGCCAGGCTGGTCCTCCCTGCCAGGAGCCTCAAAGCCGCCGAGGATAGCAAGGCTCGAATTTTGTCCGAGTTTCCAGAGTCCGACATTATTGTCATGCCTCTTGATCTTAGCTCTTTCTTCTCCGTTAGAAAGTTCGTTGCAGACTTCCGCTCTCTTAATTTACCCCTTCATCTCCTCAT AAACAACGCCGGAAAATTCACACAGGAGCATGCCATTTCCGAGGATGGAATCGAGATGACCTTTGCTACCAACTATTTAG GTCACTTCTTGTTGACAAAGCTGTTGGTAACCAAGATGGTGGAGACTGCCAAGTCAACCGGCGTTCAGGGAAGAATAGTGAACGTGTCTTCGAGCATCCACAGCTGGTTCTCCGGTGACCCGATCAGTTATCTGAGTTCCATAACCAGAAGCAGAAG TCATTACGATGCAACACGTGCATATGCTCTGTCGAAGCTGGCTAACGTTTTGCACACCAAGGAACTTGCTCAGAGACTCCAA GAGGAGATGGAGGCGAATGTGACAGTGAATTGTGTACATCCAGGGATTGTGAGAACTCGACTTACTAGAGAACGAGACGGTCTCATTACCG GATCCAGATACAATTTACAAACATATACACATGTGGCCGTGCAGATCTGGTGTTCTTTTTGGCTTCCAAGCTCCTCAAAACCATCCCTCAG TAGTATCCACGGAAAACTGGGTAGCCTCCTTTTGGAGCCACCTATGGTATCACTTTATCAAGGAATGGACTCCCAAGAATGGTGGACCAAACCACCGACTTTCAGGCCATCGACTTGA
- the LOC113707292 gene encoding uncharacterized protein isoform X3, protein MKRKVLSLSESFHEVKEVNLLLPRSTSKELVEDPLKSMQSSKRWKIKSAYGDIGLKYRDDETIAYVASRMPAVYAACYRVLSEVKRRLPDFSPAKVLDFGAGTGSAMWALREVWPKSMEKINLIEPSQSMQRAGQRLIKDLKDLPFIQSYGSIQALTQSISKSERQHDLVIASYVLGEIPSLKDRITVVRQLWDLTGDVLILIEPGTPEGSNIISQMRSHILWMESRKIRKLESASHKSSKSLITMKSGAFIVAPCPHDGRCPLYNTGKYCHFVQRLERTTSQRAYKRSRGKPLRGYEDEKFSYVAFRRGRRPSREPWPLNGMKFDTLKEQHAKRSPEDLEIDYEDQIESEVDDDEQEQNLVSYNSDITETDAITDDDDDSGEEAEERGRADVGSGWGRIIYSPIRRGKRVEMDVCRATNRDGTEGLFDRIVVTQSKNPTLHHQARRSLWGDLWPF, encoded by the exons ATGAAAAGGAAAGTGTTGAGCTTGTCTGAATCCTTTCACGAAGTCAAGGAAGTGAATCTGCTGCTGCCGAGGTCGACTTCAAAGGAGCTAGTGGAAGATCCCCTGAAGAGCATGCAAAGCTCAAAAAGATGGAAGATTAAGAGTGCTTATGGGGACATTGGCCTCAAGTATAGAGATGATGAGACTATTGCCTACGTGGCATCTCGGATGCCGGCCGTCTATGCCGCCTGCTACAGAGTACTCAGCGAG GTGAAGAGGAGATTGCCGGATTTTTCTCCTGCTAAGGTGTTGGATTTTGGGGCTGGGACTGGTTCTGCAATGTG GGCTTTGAGAGAGGTTTGGCCGAAGTCGATGGAAAAGATCAATTTGATAGAGCCATCACAGTCTATGCAGCGGGCGGGGCAGAGGCTTATAAAAG ATCTAAAAGATTTGCCGTTTATTCAAAGTTATGGCAGCATTCAAGCACTGACTCAGAGTATCAGTAAGTCTGAGAGACAGCATGATCTTGTAATTGCT TCATATGTGCTTGGGGAGATACCATCTCTAAAGGACAGAATTACTGTTGTACGTCAACTCTGGGATCTTACTGGGGATGTCCTG ATTCTTATTGAACCTGGAACACCAGAGGGATCTAATATCATATCCCAAATGCGATCTCATATTTTATGGATGGAAAGCAGG AAGATCCGCAAGTTGGAATCTGCATCTCATAAATCATCTAAGAGCTTGATAACGATGAAAAGTGGTGCATTCATTGTTGCTCCT TGTCCACATGATGGGCGTTGCCCACTATATAATACAggaaaatattgtcattttgtCCAACGGTTGGAGAGGACAACATCACAGCGAGCTTACAAG AGATCCAGGGGCAAGCCCTTGCGTGGTTATGAAGATGAGAAATTCAGTTATGTTGCTTTCAGAAGAGGACGACGACCAAG CAGAGAACCTTGGCCGCTGAATGGTATGAAATTTGACACGTTGAAGGAGCAACATGCTAAAAGAAGTCCTGAGGATTTAGAGATTGATTATG AGGACCAAATTGAGTCGGAAGTTGACGATGATGAGCAGGAACAAAATCTCGTTTCCTACAATTCTGACATTACAGAAACTGATGCCATtactgatgatgatgatgatagtGGGGAAGAAGCAGAAGAAAGAGGCCGTGCTGACGTTGGTAGCGGCTGGGGAAGAATCATTTATTCTCCAATCAGGAGAGGGAAGCGGGTTGAGATGGATGTCTGCCGGGCAACGAATCGGGATGGTACTGAAGGCTTATTCGATCGCATTGTTGTTACACAGAGTAAAAACCCAACGCTGCACCATCAGGCACGAAGATCCCTCTGGGGAGATTTGTGGCCATTTTGA
- the LOC113705353 gene encoding short-chain dehydrogenase TIC 32 B, chloroplastic isoform X3 has protein sequence MLETVKYLLGSAGPSGFGSKSTAEQVTDYCPDLRSITAIITGATSGIGAETARVLAKRGARLVLPARSLKAAEDSKARILSEFPESDIIVMPLDLSSFFSVRKFVADFRSLNLPLHLLINNAGKFTQEHAISEDGIEMTFATNYLGHFLLTKLLVTKMVETAKSTGVQGRIVNVSSSIHSWFSGDPISYLSSITRSRSHYDATRAYALSKLANVLHTKELAQRLQEEMEANVTVNCVHPGIVRTRLTRERDGLITGSRYNLQTYTHVAVQIWCSFWLPSSSKPSLRLLRRLATWQLIRDS, from the exons ATGCTGGAAACTGTTAAGTACCTGCTTGGCTCTGCCGGGCCAAGCGGCTTTGGCTCCAAGTCCACCGCCGAACAAGTCACCGACTACTGCCCTGATCTCCGCTCCATCACCGCCATCATCACAG gtgcGACGTCGGGGATCGGTGCTGAAACGGCTAGGGTGTTGGCTAAGCGGGGAGCCAGGCTGGTCCTCCCTGCCAGGAGCCTCAAAGCCGCCGAGGATAGCAAGGCTCGAATTTTGTCCGAGTTTCCAGAGTCCGACATTATTGTCATGCCTCTTGATCTTAGCTCTTTCTTCTCCGTTAGAAAGTTCGTTGCAGACTTCCGCTCTCTTAATTTACCCCTTCATCTCCTCAT AAACAACGCCGGAAAATTCACACAGGAGCATGCCATTTCCGAGGATGGAATCGAGATGACCTTTGCTACCAACTATTTAG GTCACTTCTTGTTGACAAAGCTGTTGGTAACCAAGATGGTGGAGACTGCCAAGTCAACCGGCGTTCAGGGAAGAATAGTGAACGTGTCTTCGAGCATCCACAGCTGGTTCTCCGGTGACCCGATCAGTTATCTGAGTTCCATAACCAGAAGCAGAAG TCATTACGATGCAACACGTGCATATGCTCTGTCGAAGCTGGCTAACGTTTTGCACACCAAGGAACTTGCTCAGAGACTCCAA GAGGAGATGGAGGCGAATGTGACAGTGAATTGTGTACATCCAGGGATTGTGAGAACTCGACTTACTAGAGAACGAGACGGTCTCATTACCG GATCCAGATACAATTTACAAACATATACACATGTGGCCGTGCAGATCTGGTGTTCTTTTTGGCTTCCAAGCTCCTCAAAACCATCCCTCAG GCTGCTGCGACGACTTGCTACGTGGCAACTCATCCGAGACTCTTAA
- the LOC113707292 gene encoding rsm22-cox11 tandem protein 2, mitochondrial-like isoform X2 translates to MASSVSGTIVPRFTADTLRSAAKLSQGCHVVPVRLRRAIKKYLREKEDPHMKRKVLSLSESFHEVKEVNLLLPRSTSKELVEDPLKSMQSSKRWKIKSAYGDIGLKYRDDETIAYVASRMPAVYAACYRVLSEVKRRLPDFSPAKVLDFGAGTGSAMWALREVWPKSMEKINLIEPSQSMQRAGQRLIKDLKDLPFIQSYGSIQALTQSISKSERQHDLVIASYVLGEIPSLKDRITVVRQLWDLTGDVLILIEPGTPEGSNIISQMRSHILWMESRKIRKLESASHKSSKSLITMKSGAFIVAPCPHDGRCPLYNTGKYCHFVQRLERTTSQRAYKRSRGKPLRGYEDEKFSYVAFRRGRRPREPWPLNGMKFDTLKEQHAKRSPEDLEIDYEDQIESEVDDDEQEQNLVSYNSDITETDAITDDDDDSGEEAEERGRADVGSGWGRIIYSPIRRGKRVEMDVCRATNRDGTEGLFDRIVVTQSKNPTLHHQARRSLWGDLWPF, encoded by the exons ATGGCGTCCTCGGTCTCGGGGACGATCGTCCCAAGATTCACGGCCGACACTCTCCGCTCCGCCGCCAAACTCTCCCAAGGCTGCCACGTGGTCCCCGTCCGCCTCCGCCGGGCCATCAAAAAATACCTCCGTG AAAAAGAGGACCCACATATGAAAAGGAAAGTGTTGAGCTTGTCTGAATCCTTTCACGAAGTCAAGGAAGTGAATCTGCTGCTGCCGAGGTCGACTTCAAAGGAGCTAGTGGAAGATCCCCTGAAGAGCATGCAAAGCTCAAAAAGATGGAAGATTAAGAGTGCTTATGGGGACATTGGCCTCAAGTATAGAGATGATGAGACTATTGCCTACGTGGCATCTCGGATGCCGGCCGTCTATGCCGCCTGCTACAGAGTACTCAGCGAG GTGAAGAGGAGATTGCCGGATTTTTCTCCTGCTAAGGTGTTGGATTTTGGGGCTGGGACTGGTTCTGCAATGTG GGCTTTGAGAGAGGTTTGGCCGAAGTCGATGGAAAAGATCAATTTGATAGAGCCATCACAGTCTATGCAGCGGGCGGGGCAGAGGCTTATAAAAG ATCTAAAAGATTTGCCGTTTATTCAAAGTTATGGCAGCATTCAAGCACTGACTCAGAGTATCAGTAAGTCTGAGAGACAGCATGATCTTGTAATTGCT TCATATGTGCTTGGGGAGATACCATCTCTAAAGGACAGAATTACTGTTGTACGTCAACTCTGGGATCTTACTGGGGATGTCCTG ATTCTTATTGAACCTGGAACACCAGAGGGATCTAATATCATATCCCAAATGCGATCTCATATTTTATGGATGGAAAGCAGG AAGATCCGCAAGTTGGAATCTGCATCTCATAAATCATCTAAGAGCTTGATAACGATGAAAAGTGGTGCATTCATTGTTGCTCCT TGTCCACATGATGGGCGTTGCCCACTATATAATACAggaaaatattgtcattttgtCCAACGGTTGGAGAGGACAACATCACAGCGAGCTTACAAG AGATCCAGGGGCAAGCCCTTGCGTGGTTATGAAGATGAGAAATTCAGTTATGTTGCTTTCAGAAGAGGACGACGACCAAG AGAACCTTGGCCGCTGAATGGTATGAAATTTGACACGTTGAAGGAGCAACATGCTAAAAGAAGTCCTGAGGATTTAGAGATTGATTATG AGGACCAAATTGAGTCGGAAGTTGACGATGATGAGCAGGAACAAAATCTCGTTTCCTACAATTCTGACATTACAGAAACTGATGCCATtactgatgatgatgatgatagtGGGGAAGAAGCAGAAGAAAGAGGCCGTGCTGACGTTGGTAGCGGCTGGGGAAGAATCATTTATTCTCCAATCAGGAGAGGGAAGCGGGTTGAGATGGATGTCTGCCGGGCAACGAATCGGGATGGTACTGAAGGCTTATTCGATCGCATTGTTGTTACACAGAGTAAAAACCCAACGCTGCACCATCAGGCACGAAGATCCCTCTGGGGAGATTTGTGGCCATTTTGA
- the LOC113705353 gene encoding short-chain dehydrogenase TIC 32 B, chloroplastic isoform X4, which translates to MLETVKYLLGSAGPSGFGSKSTAEQVTDYCPDLRSITAIITGATSGIGAETARVLAKRGARLVLPARSLKAAEDSKARILSEFPESDIIVMPLDLSSFFSVRKFVADFRSLNLPLHLLINNAGKFTQEHAISEDGIEMTFATNYLGHFLLTKLLVTKMVETAKSTGVQGRIVNVSSSIHSWFSGDPISYLSSITRSRSHYDATRAYALSKLANVLHTKELAQRLQEEMEANVTVNCVHPGIVRTRLTRERDGLITDLVFFLASKLLKTIPQ; encoded by the exons ATGCTGGAAACTGTTAAGTACCTGCTTGGCTCTGCCGGGCCAAGCGGCTTTGGCTCCAAGTCCACCGCCGAACAAGTCACCGACTACTGCCCTGATCTCCGCTCCATCACCGCCATCATCACAG gtgcGACGTCGGGGATCGGTGCTGAAACGGCTAGGGTGTTGGCTAAGCGGGGAGCCAGGCTGGTCCTCCCTGCCAGGAGCCTCAAAGCCGCCGAGGATAGCAAGGCTCGAATTTTGTCCGAGTTTCCAGAGTCCGACATTATTGTCATGCCTCTTGATCTTAGCTCTTTCTTCTCCGTTAGAAAGTTCGTTGCAGACTTCCGCTCTCTTAATTTACCCCTTCATCTCCTCAT AAACAACGCCGGAAAATTCACACAGGAGCATGCCATTTCCGAGGATGGAATCGAGATGACCTTTGCTACCAACTATTTAG GTCACTTCTTGTTGACAAAGCTGTTGGTAACCAAGATGGTGGAGACTGCCAAGTCAACCGGCGTTCAGGGAAGAATAGTGAACGTGTCTTCGAGCATCCACAGCTGGTTCTCCGGTGACCCGATCAGTTATCTGAGTTCCATAACCAGAAGCAGAAG TCATTACGATGCAACACGTGCATATGCTCTGTCGAAGCTGGCTAACGTTTTGCACACCAAGGAACTTGCTCAGAGACTCCAA GAGGAGATGGAGGCGAATGTGACAGTGAATTGTGTACATCCAGGGATTGTGAGAACTCGACTTACTAGAGAACGAGACGGTCTCATTACCG ATCTGGTGTTCTTTTTGGCTTCCAAGCTCCTCAAAACCATCCCTCAG TAG
- the LOC113707292 gene encoding rsm22-cox11 tandem protein 2, mitochondrial-like isoform X1 produces MASSVSGTIVPRFTADTLRSAAKLSQGCHVVPVRLRRAIKKYLREKEDPHMKRKVLSLSESFHEVKEVNLLLPRSTSKELVEDPLKSMQSSKRWKIKSAYGDIGLKYRDDETIAYVASRMPAVYAACYRVLSEVKRRLPDFSPAKVLDFGAGTGSAMWALREVWPKSMEKINLIEPSQSMQRAGQRLIKDLKDLPFIQSYGSIQALTQSISKSERQHDLVIASYVLGEIPSLKDRITVVRQLWDLTGDVLILIEPGTPEGSNIISQMRSHILWMESRKIRKLESASHKSSKSLITMKSGAFIVAPCPHDGRCPLYNTGKYCHFVQRLERTTSQRAYKRSRGKPLRGYEDEKFSYVAFRRGRRPSREPWPLNGMKFDTLKEQHAKRSPEDLEIDYEDQIESEVDDDEQEQNLVSYNSDITETDAITDDDDDSGEEAEERGRADVGSGWGRIIYSPIRRGKRVEMDVCRATNRDGTEGLFDRIVVTQSKNPTLHHQARRSLWGDLWPF; encoded by the exons ATGGCGTCCTCGGTCTCGGGGACGATCGTCCCAAGATTCACGGCCGACACTCTCCGCTCCGCCGCCAAACTCTCCCAAGGCTGCCACGTGGTCCCCGTCCGCCTCCGCCGGGCCATCAAAAAATACCTCCGTG AAAAAGAGGACCCACATATGAAAAGGAAAGTGTTGAGCTTGTCTGAATCCTTTCACGAAGTCAAGGAAGTGAATCTGCTGCTGCCGAGGTCGACTTCAAAGGAGCTAGTGGAAGATCCCCTGAAGAGCATGCAAAGCTCAAAAAGATGGAAGATTAAGAGTGCTTATGGGGACATTGGCCTCAAGTATAGAGATGATGAGACTATTGCCTACGTGGCATCTCGGATGCCGGCCGTCTATGCCGCCTGCTACAGAGTACTCAGCGAG GTGAAGAGGAGATTGCCGGATTTTTCTCCTGCTAAGGTGTTGGATTTTGGGGCTGGGACTGGTTCTGCAATGTG GGCTTTGAGAGAGGTTTGGCCGAAGTCGATGGAAAAGATCAATTTGATAGAGCCATCACAGTCTATGCAGCGGGCGGGGCAGAGGCTTATAAAAG ATCTAAAAGATTTGCCGTTTATTCAAAGTTATGGCAGCATTCAAGCACTGACTCAGAGTATCAGTAAGTCTGAGAGACAGCATGATCTTGTAATTGCT TCATATGTGCTTGGGGAGATACCATCTCTAAAGGACAGAATTACTGTTGTACGTCAACTCTGGGATCTTACTGGGGATGTCCTG ATTCTTATTGAACCTGGAACACCAGAGGGATCTAATATCATATCCCAAATGCGATCTCATATTTTATGGATGGAAAGCAGG AAGATCCGCAAGTTGGAATCTGCATCTCATAAATCATCTAAGAGCTTGATAACGATGAAAAGTGGTGCATTCATTGTTGCTCCT TGTCCACATGATGGGCGTTGCCCACTATATAATACAggaaaatattgtcattttgtCCAACGGTTGGAGAGGACAACATCACAGCGAGCTTACAAG AGATCCAGGGGCAAGCCCTTGCGTGGTTATGAAGATGAGAAATTCAGTTATGTTGCTTTCAGAAGAGGACGACGACCAAG CAGAGAACCTTGGCCGCTGAATGGTATGAAATTTGACACGTTGAAGGAGCAACATGCTAAAAGAAGTCCTGAGGATTTAGAGATTGATTATG AGGACCAAATTGAGTCGGAAGTTGACGATGATGAGCAGGAACAAAATCTCGTTTCCTACAATTCTGACATTACAGAAACTGATGCCATtactgatgatgatgatgatagtGGGGAAGAAGCAGAAGAAAGAGGCCGTGCTGACGTTGGTAGCGGCTGGGGAAGAATCATTTATTCTCCAATCAGGAGAGGGAAGCGGGTTGAGATGGATGTCTGCCGGGCAACGAATCGGGATGGTACTGAAGGCTTATTCGATCGCATTGTTGTTACACAGAGTAAAAACCCAACGCTGCACCATCAGGCACGAAGATCCCTCTGGGGAGATTTGTGGCCATTTTGA
- the LOC113705353 gene encoding short-chain dehydrogenase TIC 32 A, chloroplastic isoform X1 yields the protein MLETVKYLLGSAGPSGFGSKSTAEQVTDYCPDLRSITAIITGATSGIGAETARVLAKRGARLVLPARSLKAAEDSKARILSEFPESDIIVMPLDLSSFFSVRKFVADFRSLNLPLHLLINNAGKFTQEHAISEDGIEMTFATNYLGHFLLTKLLVTKMVETAKSTGVQGRIVNVSSSIHSWFSGDPISYLSSITRSRSHYDATRAYALSKLANVLHTKELAQRLQEEMEANVTVNCVHPGIVRTRLTRERDGLITDLVFFLASKLLKTIPQAAATTCYVATHPRLLNVTGKYFADCNEAPASKLASNSSEAARIWSASETMISKLGSVFN from the exons ATGCTGGAAACTGTTAAGTACCTGCTTGGCTCTGCCGGGCCAAGCGGCTTTGGCTCCAAGTCCACCGCCGAACAAGTCACCGACTACTGCCCTGATCTCCGCTCCATCACCGCCATCATCACAG gtgcGACGTCGGGGATCGGTGCTGAAACGGCTAGGGTGTTGGCTAAGCGGGGAGCCAGGCTGGTCCTCCCTGCCAGGAGCCTCAAAGCCGCCGAGGATAGCAAGGCTCGAATTTTGTCCGAGTTTCCAGAGTCCGACATTATTGTCATGCCTCTTGATCTTAGCTCTTTCTTCTCCGTTAGAAAGTTCGTTGCAGACTTCCGCTCTCTTAATTTACCCCTTCATCTCCTCAT AAACAACGCCGGAAAATTCACACAGGAGCATGCCATTTCCGAGGATGGAATCGAGATGACCTTTGCTACCAACTATTTAG GTCACTTCTTGTTGACAAAGCTGTTGGTAACCAAGATGGTGGAGACTGCCAAGTCAACCGGCGTTCAGGGAAGAATAGTGAACGTGTCTTCGAGCATCCACAGCTGGTTCTCCGGTGACCCGATCAGTTATCTGAGTTCCATAACCAGAAGCAGAAG TCATTACGATGCAACACGTGCATATGCTCTGTCGAAGCTGGCTAACGTTTTGCACACCAAGGAACTTGCTCAGAGACTCCAA GAGGAGATGGAGGCGAATGTGACAGTGAATTGTGTACATCCAGGGATTGTGAGAACTCGACTTACTAGAGAACGAGACGGTCTCATTACCG ATCTGGTGTTCTTTTTGGCTTCCAAGCTCCTCAAAACCATCCCTCAG GCTGCTGCGACGACTTGCTACGTGGCAACTCATCCGAGACTCTTAAACGTGACCGGAAAATATTTCGCAGACTGCAATGAAGCTCCAGCCTCAAAGTTGGCATCCAACTCGTCGGAAGCTGCACGGATTTGGTCTGCCTCTGAAACCATGATTTCCAAGCTAGGATCCGTATTTAATTAA